A single region of the Salvia splendens isolate huo1 chromosome 18, SspV2, whole genome shotgun sequence genome encodes:
- the LOC121776193 gene encoding zinc finger CCCH domain-containing protein 44-like encodes MENIETLLAAVAQTMGFGDEEPVVPTPSELDLESSASPAAVGDAHPPPAVVVPDLTAAAPVPVSASAVCEKRKRGRPPRGQLTAKPPPIKKVKVEDEDEDVCFICFDGGSLVLCDRKGCPKAYHPACIKRDEAFFRSKAKWNCGWHICSGCKKTSHYMCYTCTYSWCKGCTKDADFVCVRGNMGFCPTCMKTIMMIENKDQATNDSIQVDFDDKLSWEYLFKMYWVTLKEKLSFTLSELIQAKSPWKGVAAVTRNPRLNNAVPSSVGAGVSMSYSGTGHFELNKPHIEMNLVQNDGLRTSLLSNGNHVKKLNNDNGEYGPTYSKETVKPKVETSIAKINDKPDIKEVVHEPCIKKDLDDPCSVKNTSKLCISKNTNSIETDKLAVYSTEWASKDLLDFVKHMKNGDTSALSQFDVQTLLVEYVKRNNLWDPHQKSQIVCDQRLKNIFGKPYVDQTEMLKLLDFHFVVKEDTQKNPFFPARAVGSAANNLDADGKINGLPVPVPVPVPSNSRKRKTRKKNENRVAQLDLNEYAAIDVHNINLIYLQRNLMVTLAENSESFNDKVIGSIARIKISANDQKPEVHRLVQVIGTSKVSEPYKIGNKTTDLMLEVLNLDRREVVSIDSISNEEFTEDECKWLRQSIRCGLVKQFTVDEVKKKASALQSVRVNDWLDAEILRLSHLRDQAGGKGNKRQLRKNAERLLLLKSPEERQRRISDVLEIHADPTMNPNYESEEDIRSSDHIKKGKEEHSVEVQDRITKKTNASASNDLEKHTNQIDIGCSPSGAGNDQTMERSGLETSTAIASIGNSQAADNIETEKLWHYRDPNSKIQGPFSMMQLRKCNSTGLFPHDMRIWTNHEQYDSLLLTDALDGKLYAAPDMSHKASSNSQENGPAGGAVPSEGANGTTKDAKQTEVAGCSNSDGLPDAAARPVKVDESCSSGWPQCWDLLKDGKPIADGVQLRDLLPPSNPETRDEPLTDRVLERDELNLSSQNGEKNAAGPTQNPMPCEDELRTEHKDDDRTGQSSEGNLRSLNINLSSTIPEPVPVLTSVPTSLVSSKQPENIDVLDLLSPTSKSENQQSVDADIPAHGTSFLELLTPAPRSNNEDQAAQETDTKPGCKNLPMSNSGPGWIGASSLGIGGVQLPDVADEWCGYSQTHAAKPPMQEWDSGLVSASALGPPEVTGENADASAPEAHHLSHTPPSHPPSNGPNWLAIMNEPIEFVALGEDSVSDLLAEVDAMESRGALPSPTSAIKFARELLEDCKDDCFSSMEGFSPTPEPRKSDAFSSTTDVHLTSQSSAPCKPNGTSPVDAFDFFRRSSVNSSASSEGETSAAVHSGDPGSEFHHSPAPNQEMVGAGAGAGAGAGAGAGAGAGAGAGAGAGAGAAMAPGLGSDATDPSWGQMQGNINLVTVQGNVNLVLGGSAAQGMANLPWGANQGPNWANPNSIRSPRNGSQPWDGQRKFGGDRFNCPREWGGYQGSDPGFGGGRGRPPWGRQQYNSGGYLRPLPKGQRVCKFYESGRCKKGAFCDYLHP; translated from the exons ATGGAGAATATAGAGACACTGTTAGCTGCCGTAGCTCAGACCATGGGCTTCGGCGATGAGGAGCCGGTGGTTCCTACTCCATCGGAGCTGGACCTGGAGAGCTCTGCCTCTCCTGCGGCTGTCGGAGACGCGCATCCTCCACCGGCGGTGGTAGTTCCAGATCTGACTGCTGCTGCTCCGGTTCCGGTGAGTGCGAGCGCCGTCTGTGAGAAGCGTAAGCGAGGACGGCCGCCGAGAGGGCAGCTCACGGCGAAGCCTCCACCGATTAAGAAGGTGAAagttgaagatgaagatgaggatGTTTGCTTTATTTGCTTTGATGGAGGCTCTCTGGTTCTCTGTGATCGAAA GGGTTGTCCAAAGGCGTACCATCCAGCTTGTATCAAACGCGACGAAGCCTTTTTCAGATCAAAAGCTAAATGGAACTGCG GGTGGCACATATGCAGTGGATGCAAAAAGACTTCTCATTATATGTGCTACACTTGCACCTACTCGTGGTGCAAGGGATGCACTAAAGATGCGGATTTCGTGTGTGTGAGAGGAAACATGGGGTTTTGCCCAACATGCATGAAAACTATCATGATGATTGaaaataaagaccaagcaaCCAATGATTCG ATTCAAGTAGATTTTGACGACAAACTTAGCTGGGAGTATCTCTTCAAGATGTATTGGGTAACCTTAAAAGAGAAATTATCTTTTACACTGAGTGAGCTCATTCAAGCCAAAAGTCCCTGGAAAGGGGTGGCTGCAGTGACGCGTAACCCGCGGTTAAATAATGCAGTTCCCTCTTCAGTCGGCGCAGGCGTTTCTATGTCATATAGCGGTACTGGACATTTCGAGTTGAATAAGCCCCACATCGAGATGAATTTGGTACAAAATGATGGGTTACGAACATCACTGTTGAGTAATGGCAACCATGTCAAGAAATTAAACAATGACAATGGAGAATATGGCCCTACTTACAGCAAAGAGACTGTAAAACCGAAAGTCGAGACGAGCATTGCCAAAATCAATGACAAGCCAGACATTAAGGAAGTTGTTCATGAGCCATGCATTAAAAAAGATCTAGATGATCCGTGCAGCGTAAAAAATACTAGCAAACTGTGCATCAGCAAGAACACAAATAGCATAGAGACAGACAAGCTGGCGGTTTACAGTACTGAATGGGCATCTAAAGACCTCTTGGATTTTGTTAAACACATGAAGAATGGCGACACATCTGCTTTGTCGCAGTTTGATGTTCAAACACTATTGGTTGAATATGTAAAGAGAAACAATCTCTGGGATCCACACCAGAAGAGTCAAATTGTATGTGATCAAAGGCTCAAAAATATATTTGGAAAGCCATATGTTGATCAAACTGAAATGCTGAAGCTCCTTGACTTTCATTTTGTTGTAAAGGAAGATACACAGAAAAATCCGTTCTTTCCTGCTAGAGCTGTTGGATCTGCTGCAAATAATTTGGATGCAGATGGAAAAATAAATGGGTTGCCAGTGCCAGTGCCAGTGCCAGTGCCAAGTAACAGTAGAAAGCGGAAAACACGCAAGAAGAATGAAAACAGAGTAGCCCAGCTTGATCTGAATGAATATGCTGCAATTGATGTTCATAATATCAATCTGATCTATTTGCAGCGTAATTTGATGGTGACTCTTGCTGAAAATAGTGAGAGTTTCAATGACAAGGTTATTGGATCTATCGCAAGGATCAAAATATCAGCCAATGATCAGAAACCAGAAGTTCATAGGCTTGTCCAAGTTATAG GTACTAGCAAGGTGTCTGAGCCCTATAAAATTGGCAACAAGACAACAGATCTCATGCTTGAAGTTTTAAATTTGGACAGAAGAGAAGTTGTATCTATCGATTCCATTTCAAATGAAGAGTTTACTGAG GATGAATGCAAATGGCTACGTCAGAGCATTAGATGCGGTCTTGTGAAACAATTTACTGTT GATGAGGTAAAAAAGAAAGCCTCTGCACTTCAATCAGTTAGAGTCAATGAT TGGCTTGATGCGGAAATATTGCGGCTAAGTCATCTTAGAGACCAAGCTGGCGGGAAGGGGAATAAGAGACA GCTTAGAAAAAATGCCGAAAGATTACTGTTGCTAAAATCACCTGAGGAGCGCCAACGAAGAATTTCTGATGTTCTAGAGATACACGCTGATCCGACAATGAATCCAAATTATGAATCTGAAGAAGATATCAGAAGTAGTGACCACATTAAAAAAG GCAAAGAAGAGCATTCTGTAGAGGTGCAAGATAGAATCACGAAGAAAACAAATGCTAGTGCATCAAATGATTTGGAGAAACACACAAACCAGATTGATATTGGTTGCTCACCTTCTGGTGCTGGGAATGATCAAACCATGGAAAGGTCTGGGTTGGAGACATCGACTGCAATTGCCTCCATCGGAAACTCACAGGCTGCTGACAACATAGAAACTGAGAAACTTTGGCATTATCGTGACCCCAATAGTAAGATTCAAGGGCCTTTTTCCATGATGCAGCTGCGGAAATGTAATAGTACTGGACTGTTTCCACATGACATGCGGATATGGACCAATCACGAGCAATATGACTCGTTACTTCTAACTGATGCTTTGGATGGGAAATTATATGCAGCACCAGACATGTCACATAAAGCCTCTTCAAATTCACAGGAAAACGGGCCCGCTGGGGGAGCTGTCCCGAGCGAGGGTGCAAATGGGACTACTAAAGATGCTAAACAAACAGAAGTTGCTGGGTGTAGTAATTCGGATGGTTTGCCTGACGCTGCTGCTAGACCCGTGAAAGTAGATGAGTCTTGCTCCTCTGGGTGGCCTCAATGTTGGGATTTGCTTAAAGATGGTAAACCAATTGCTGATGGTGTCCAATTACGTGATCTGCTTCCTCCATCAAACCCTGAGACAAGAGATGAACCTTTGACTGATCGAGTCCTAGAGAGAGATGAATTAAACCTTAGTTCACAAAATGGAGAAAAGAATGCAGCTGGCCCAACTCAAAATCCTATGCCCTGTGAAGATGAACTTCGAACTGAACATAAAGATGATGACCGAACAGGTCAATCTTCAGAAGGAAATTTGAGATCCCTGAACATCAACTTGAGCTCAACCATCCCTGAACCTGTGCCGGTTTTGACTTCTGTGCCAACGTCGCTAGTTTCAAGCAAACAGCCTGAGAATATAGATGTCTTGGATCTTCTTAGTCCTACCTCAAAGTCTGAAAACCAGCAGTCAGTCGATGCAGATATTCCTGCTCATGGCACGAGTTTTCTGGAGCTGCTGACTCCTGCACCAAGATCCAACAATGAAGATCAGGCTGCTCAGGAAACTGACACGAAGCCTGGGTGTAAAAATCTTCCTATGTCTAATTCTGGCCCCGGCTGGATAGGTGCATCTAGTCTAGGTATCGGTGGCGTCCAGCTCCCAGATGTAGCTGATGAATGGTGTGGATATTCTCAGACACATGCTGCAAAACCACCTATGCAAGAATGGGATTCTGGTCTAGTCTCCGCATCTGCTTTAGGGCCACCTGAAGTCACCGGGGAAAATGCTGATGCCTCTGCACCCGAAGCTCACCATCTTTCTCATACTCCTCCGTCCCATCCTCCATCTAATGGACCTAATTGGCTTGCCATAATGAACGAGCCAATTGAGTTTGTTGCTCTAGGTGAGGATTCAGTGTCTGATCTGTTGGCTGAAGTGGATGCTATGGAATCGCGAGGCGCTCTGCCTTCGCCTACTTCAGCCATCAAGTTTGCTCGGGAATTGCTTGAAGATTGTAAAGACGATTGCTTTAGTTCAATGGAGGGTTTTAGCCCTACCCCAGAACCTCGAAAAAGTGATGCATTCAGCTCCACCACCGATGTACATCTGACATCCCAATCCTCTGCCCCATGTAAACCAAATGGAACATCTCCAGTTGACGCCTTCGATTTTTTCCGGAGGTCGAGCGTGAATTCATCTGCAAGCAGTGAGGGTGAAACAAGCGCTGCAGTTCATTCTGGGGATCCCGGTTCGGAATTCCACCACTCTCCTGCACCAAACCAAGAGATGGTCGGTGCTGGTGCTGGTGCTGGTGCTGGTGCTGGTGCTGGTGCTGGTGCTGGTGCTGGTGCTGGTGCTGGAGCAGGAGCAGGAGCAGGAGCAGCCATGGCTCCCGGGCTGGGATCCGATGCTACGGATCCCAGTTGGGGACAGATGCAGGGCAACATCAACCTAGTCACAGTGCAAGGTAATGTTAATCTCGTCCTCGGAGGATCGGCTGCCCAGGGGATGGCGAACCTCCCATGGGGAGCGAACCAGGGCCCCAACTGGGCCAACCCAAACTCGATCCGGAGCCCTAGAAACGGGAGTCAGCCATGGGACGGGCAGCGCAAGTTCGGTGGGGATAGGTTCAACTGTCCTAGAGAATGGGGGGGTTATCAAGGTAGTGATCCGGGATTCGGGGGCGGGAGGGGCAGGCCGCCGTGGGGCCGTCAGCAGTACAACAGTGGTGGATATTTGAGGCCTCTTCCAAAGGGGCAGAGGGTGTGTAAATTCTACGAGAGCGGTCGCTGCAAAAAGGGAGCTTTCTGTGATTATCTTCATCCATGA